CCACAAAACCGCTCATACCAGGCAGGGCAAGGGATGCCATAGAACAAGTTGTCCACATGGCAAAGATTTTTTTCATTTTTTTACCAACTCCCCCCATTTCATCTAACATGAGGGTATGGGTGCGATCGTAGGTAGCCCCAACCATGAAGAATAGACTCGCGCCGATTAAACCATGGGAAATCATTTGTAGCATAGCACCACTCATACCTATGTCGGTAAAAGAGGCGATACCAATTAGTACAAAACCCATGTGGGAAATAGAGGAGTAGGCAATTTTTCGTTTCAGGTTACGTTGGGCAAAGGAGGTAAAGGCTGCGTAAATGATGTTTACTACCCCCAAAATAATCAGGATAGGGGCAAAAACTGCATGGGCATCGGGTAACATTCCCGCATTCATACGGATGAGGGCGTAACCACCCATCTTGAGCAAAATTCCGGCCAAGAGCATATGGGCAGGGGCGGTGGCTTCCCCGTGGGCATCAGGTAACCATGTGTGGAGGGGGAAAATGGGTAGTTTGACACCGTAGGCGATTAAAAACCCACCGTATAGTAATAGTTGCAGGTTTAAACCATAGTCTTTCTGGGCGATCGCACTCATATCGAAGGTCACGGTATCCCCGTAAAAAGCCATAGTTAAAGCCCCTACAAGGATGAATAAAGACCCTCCAGCGGTATAAAGGATAAATTTGGTGGCTGCATAAAGTCGTCTCTTACCGCCCCATATAGACAGGATGAGGTAAACAGGGACTAATTCTAATTCCCACACGAGGAAAAAAAGTAACATATCCTGCACGGCAAAAACGGCTATTTGTCCGCCATACATTGCCAACATCAAGAAGTAAAACAACCTAGGTTTAAGGGTTACAGGCCATGCCGCCATAATGGCGAGGGTAGTGATAAAGCCCGTTAACAAAATAAGGGGCATGGATAAACCATCGACACCCACCGACCATTTTAGGTCAATGTCTGGTATCCATGTATAGCTTTCTACCATCTGTAGATTGGGGTTATTTAAGTCATAACCTTGGTAGAAGGCATAAACGATTAAAACGAAGTCTATTAAGCCCACAGTGAGGGCAAACCATCTTATGGTTTTACCGTCTTTATCGGGGATGACAAAAACGAGAAGGGAGGCCACAATCGGGAAAAGAATGATTGTCGTTAGCCAAGGGAAGTTTGTTAAATCCATTATTAACTTGAAAAATAGTTATATTTGTTATCTAAACTGCTTATATACATTAGTTCTAACAACAATCTAACAACTATTTTCGGGGATCTTACATTTTGTAATGTTAATTTTTGTTTTTCATTCCATGAAATCACAGAGAGATGGGA
This sequence is a window from Cyanobacterium stanieri LEGE 03274. Protein-coding genes within it:
- a CDS encoding NAD(P)H-quinone oxidoreductase subunit 4; translated protein: MDLTNFPWLTTIILFPIVASLLVFVIPDKDGKTIRWFALTVGLIDFVLIVYAFYQGYDLNNPNLQMVESYTWIPDIDLKWSVGVDGLSMPLILLTGFITTLAIMAAWPVTLKPRLFYFLMLAMYGGQIAVFAVQDMLLFFLVWELELVPVYLILSIWGGKRRLYAATKFILYTAGGSLFILVGALTMAFYGDTVTFDMSAIAQKDYGLNLQLLLYGGFLIAYGVKLPIFPLHTWLPDAHGEATAPAHMLLAGILLKMGGYALIRMNAGMLPDAHAVFAPILIILGVVNIIYAAFTSFAQRNLKRKIAYSSISHMGFVLIGIASFTDIGMSGAMLQMISHGLIGASLFFMVGATYDRTHTLMLDEMGGVGKKMKKIFAMWTTCSMASLALPGMSGFVAELMVFIGLATSDAYGMTFRVIMVSLAAVGVILTPIYLLSMLRELMYGPENKELVSHTKLIDAEPREVFIIACLLIPIIGIGLYPKIVTQIYDSTTNQLTALLRNSVPNLVETEIADKTKNQFVALQAPTID